The Oncorhynchus clarkii lewisi isolate Uvic-CL-2024 chromosome 12, UVic_Ocla_1.0, whole genome shotgun sequence genome segment TATTCTTTATGTAACAGAGCTTATATAAAGCAACGCACTGTGCTGTAAAGCAAATTCAACAGCTCTAATCTGTCTCTCAGTTGTCAGATTTTGGCCTCGTGACTTATTAGTTATGTTTGAGACAGAACACTTACCATCGGTACAAGCCTCTATGCCCTTCTTGAACTTTTCCAAGTTGAACCTAGGAGGCCGACTGGGTTTGGCTGAGGCAGTCTCAAATGCCAGGATATTGGGCAGGGGGTTGTTGGGACCTTAATTGTGAAGaatgggctcatggtaatgactggagtggaattagtggcatggtatcaaatatatcaaaAACATTGTTTACAGATGTTTGATGCCAGTCAATTTGCTCCGTTCAggccgttattatgagccgttctccacAATTAAAGGTGCCTACAACCTCCTGTGGTACAGTGAAATTCTAACCTTGAGAGATCTTTCCAACAATGCAATGATAATAATAACTTAGATAACATagataacattttaaaaaataagtcTGAATAAAAACTATACAAGAACAACGATGAGAGTTAAAGAAACATGAGAATGCAAGTATATGTAGGTCAGTGCCAGTGCCTGTActcaatgtacagggatactggagtggtctAGGTTCTCCCCTCAGCACCCTCCtgttcactgtactgttttacacctgttgtatcctgtgcaCATGGCAAATAAACTTTGAAAGTTGGAGCTAGTTATACAGTAGGTAATAAAGATACAGTACCATTTACTTCTCAGGGTCCCAACTCTGAGGCATAAGTATGGCAGTCTCCTCCTCTGGacttacactaccggtcaaagattttagaacacctactcattcaagggtttttctttatttgtactattttcaacattgtggaataatagtgacgacatcaaaactatgaaataacacatatggattaatgtagtaaccaaaaaagtgtcaaacaaatcaaaatacatatatttttttagattcttcaaatagccaccttttgccgtgatgacagctttgcacactcccggcattctctcaaccagcttcacctagaatgcttttccaacagtcccatgtatgctgagcacttgttggctgcttttccttcactctgcggtccaactcatcccaaaccatctcaatttggttgaggtcgggggattgtggaggccaggtcatgtgatgcagcactccatcactctcctccttggtaaaatagcccttacacaggggtcattgtcctgttgaaaaacaaacgattGCCCCACTAAGCCcatccagatgggatggcgtatggctgcagaatgctgtggtagccatgctggttaagtgtgccttgaattctaaataaatcacagacaatgtcaccagaaaatcacacccacaccatcacacctcctcctctgttTTACGATGGCAAATACACATGcggatatcatccgttcacccacaccacgtctcacaaaaacacggcggttggaaccaaaaatctccaatttggactccagaccaaaggacaaattttcaccggtctaatgtctattgctcctgcttcttggcccaagtaagtctcttcttcttattggtgtcctttagtagtggtttctttgcagaaatttgaccatgaaggactgatttacacagtctcctctgaacagttgatgttgagatgtgtctgctacttgaactctgtgaagcatttatttgggctgcaatttctgaggctggtaactctaatgaacttatcctctgcagcagaggtaactctgggtcttccattcctgtggcgggcctcatgagagccagtttcctcatagcgcttcatggtttttgccaatgcgcttgaagaaactttcaaagttcttgacattttccggattgactgaccttcatgtctgaaagtaatgatggactgttgtttccctgcttatttgagctgttctcaccataatatggacttggtcttttaccaaatagggctatcttctgtataccttatCACAAAactactgattggctcaaacgcattaagtagaaaagaaattccacaaatgatcttttaacaagcacacctgttaattgaaatgcattgcaggtgactacctcatgaagctggttgagagaataccaagagtgtgcaaagctgtcaaggcaaagggtggctatttgaagaatctcaaatggaaaatatatgtatatttgttTAActgtttttttggttactacatgatatgtgctatttcatagttttgatgtcttcactattatttacaatgtagaaaatagtacaaataaagaaaaaccattgaatgagtaagtgttcttaaacttttgaccggtagtgtacgtcATGCACTAGTATACAAAACCCTGTAATACAATTGACTGTATTATGTGACAAGAGGAtcagagacacaaagacagaaagtCCACTGGCCAATACAGTCAAATCTGAGGGCTCGCCAATATGTGAATGAAGgtttaatgttgttgttgttcattGTTGAAAGAGACTGTGGAAATGAAAAGTGTCTGGGTGAATGCTGTGTGAAATTTTAGATAGTACCTAGCCAAGATCTTTAATGAAATAGATTGATCTGAAATAAACAACTGATTTGTCCAAACTGAAATAATGGAAAGATGAAGGTCTGTCTTTGACAGTTATTTACTGCAAATTTTTCCCGGCGTGCTGTAACTTTCTTTTTTACTATGTGCTGCACCTAGTTATCAGCGTCCATTTCAAAGCTGCTGAacacatgtttttttccccccacaaaTCCTACTTTAATTGCTCCCGGCATAGCTGAAAAACAACAGCCCAAAATCCAGGTCAAATACTGTACAACCATATTTCTTAGACCCATCTTATTCCTATTATATGTTTActgatgtaagatcttaatttgagccagtttgctacagcaggaaaataatcctgacGCAACAGGGTTATAactaatggacattttttgtaggggttgatacatttttcacaaGGGAAAGTCAAGTCagaaagtggaaattacaaaaaTCAGAAGCCCTTTTAATCCTTGAATACATTATATGTTTTGCATTTCCTGCATTGCAAAAAAGTTCACCTACAACAGGGTGAttaaattaagatcttacatctgtaggtCACGATGAAACACAGATTACTATTAGTTTACAGCTAATGACCTGACCTTCTGTTGTCAAACCAATTCTTATCCTACTACCTGGATATTAGTCTATAACAAACTGTAAGAGTTGGAGTTATTTTCCATGACAATGTAGACGTGTGATTGATGTGGCCAAATAGGGGAGTTGTTGAAGCACACCTTCAGGCATACTTTTTCATTACTTTCATTTTTACAGCTTTCCACGTCTGTAATTTTGAAAGAAACAGATGTCAACATCACAATTATAAAAACAAACCTTTTTTTAATTTCAAGAAACATATTAAGTATttgaagagtttatttccaaaacgtTACATCCAtcaatttttttacatttgtgtttTTTAATCAGCaatgattgcttatgggtaccataatgtgtgtaaattatatatatatattttttgggggggaggggtaaAACAGTATAtgtccattgtttagctggaatggaaagtttgtatcctgtatatctgactgtgatatgtggttgtctcacctagttatcttaagatgaatgcactaactgtaagtcactctggataagagcatctgctaaatgactaaaatgtcaaatgtaaatgttttacatacagatctcatattactgtagtgaattatacatttaaaaatgtcaaataaatgtATAATTTGTACTGTTCTTTATTAGAAATGTAGTTATTTGTAACATTTCACTGTGTAAAACCAGTACaacttatttctctgagagtgaggccgGTATATAGCGTTTTGTtcaaaaacatgattatttgcCTCTCTGAAAgcatcaagtgatagattttaaacaaatacatgtttgttattgaacaaccccatgtcatgattTGATATTACattaaacaataaaagctaattgaccaacatttctgaaaatggatatacaGCGTTTTGGAACTCTTCAATTGTAGATCATTTTATGTAATGTCGGCCATGTCTAACTACAAATGCCACGCCTCTGataaatgtttgcaaaaacatttaaaataaaaagcCTTTCATGGTTCAATCTGTTATTGTGTCAAACTTTACCCCTTTTGAGCTGACTGCCATGGGGTCTTTGAGGCCTTTGGGCTGTTTACTGTCCTTTACTCCTCTGACCTGTGGTAATCTGCTTCCTCATCATAACCTTGGTAACTACCGCCAGTGTCCTCAGGGCAGTGAATACCTAAAGTCCTCTGCAGCTTCTCTTCTTGCTGCCGCAGCTCCATGGAGTCCACCAGGTCATAGATGTTGGCCAGAGACCACATGGGCGAGGGGAACCAGGCTTTCACGTCCCCGTCCTTCCCCACCACCAGCATACTGAAGTACTCCCGGTTGATCTTCAGCTGGTCCTGGAGACCAGTGACCACATCCCGTGACAAAGGCTCGTTCTCCGTTTGGCTCTTTCCTGTCAAGGATAAAGGAAAGGTGTTAGTCATGCTATTTCCCCATTATTGCCATCACCATTTGACTGTTAATAAATCAAATCATAGTTGATTGGTCACGTACAAAGATTTGCAGCTGTTATAGCAGGTGCAGCTAAATGCTTATgctactagctccaacagtgaaggaGAACGTCTatcaaatacaatacaaataataAATCAATCTAAACAAGAAATCAAGAAATGACAGAACTGGTCAAATTATCAATCCAGAGTCGATATATTAGAGTGAGTATGAATCAGTGTGGGACATGACAGAAGAACATACTGCcataccaagcaaaaaggcagtaactgctcatagcgttgaactgaagaaaaaaaaggcTTTTATTTACCctggtttcacagtaactttatgcAATTACTGCTAGCATAAACCAAAATTTCTCCagaacacaatacaatagaggcgggatacttgtccacatgattaagcatgtatttaatgtagcaaaaatgacattaactcattttcgaccaaatgagcagttactgcctttctGCTTGGTAGGGCAGCATAGACAGATTGTTTTTCCGTAGCATATCTCTTGGAAAAGGTCTGTGTATAGGAATGGTTAGATCATTCAAAGGAAGTTGGATTCCATTTCCTGCCCAACAACACAGAATGCATGACATGTTGACATTAACTGTTGACATTGTGTCAGTACACAGTATCATCTTTAGAGAAAACAAAAAAACTCACCATTGAGTGGAAACAGTTCCACAGTGCCTGAGGCGGTTGGTCCTGTTCCGATCAACTTCAACAAGGCAAAATGACGGACGCCTGTTGGAAAAACCAACAATGAAATGTAAGAATTTAGTAATTATTCTTCCATTACTTGTGACTGAGAATTATTGTGATAATAGCATAATGTTGCTGAGGTTAACCCACAATAACTTTTAGACTAGTCTAGTTGGAGATGTTTAACAGGGGGCCTAATACTAACCCATGGGACAGGCCTGTCCTCTCAGCCCCTGGAGCTGCTGTTGGAAGGAGTAGTCGTCCTCAGATGGAGTAGAGATGATCAGCAGTCTCCTTTTAGACATGAACCTGGTGGGGATAAATGTCTCTATTATTATCTGTACGCTACACTTGAAACATTATTATCTGTGCACGGCATTATAAAGCACTATAATTTACACCacttcatttacattttagttaATCATTTAATGCATAacaattagagttaagtgccttgctcaagggaacatcgacagatttttcacctagtcggtaAGGGTTTTTGAACCAACAACCTTTTGTttattggcccaacactcttaacaacTAGGCTACATGCTGCCAAGTACTACAATGCTTTTTTTTGCAGCTTTAAAGTTTTTAAGTACTATGGTGTCATTACAGATACTGTGTAGTCTTAATCACATACCTCAACAATGCCCCGCCCTGTTCTTGGGATTTGGAGCAGGCCAGTggagtttttctctctctctccatttcagaTCGTCGCGATGTAAAGGTGTCAACATATTCCATCAATGCAGATGAGGGTGGAGGTACATCAAATACTTTCTAAAAGGGATATAAATAATTAGGATACAAATACCACATACTGCATTTATAATTGGCACGTTAAGTACAAGAAAAATGTATACACTTTTCTGAGGAAAGTGATCTGTGTTATCAAAATATCACTGGCAAAATAGAGATTATGCTTACATTGGGTTTCAGGTCATAGTCAGTCATAGTCATAGAGAAAACCTTAGAGGACATCCCATAGTGCTTCATCAGTTGAGAGATGAGATCTGGGTCAGTGAACTTCTCTGGTAGTGAGGTGAATGGCGTCTCAGAATCTGGAATATAGAAATGCAGTTTTACTGTATGAAAGCCCAAAGAGGAAACCAATTTTTTTGTTGAAGACATGATCTGCAACTTTGGCGGCTGCCAAGTATTTTTGAAACCTCCCACTTTGGGCTGAATGtgtgcataatctatgagcactATTACTGTCTTACCTTAACTATCtacgaaatccctagtttgaaagcgactgttttctggaagctgtgctaCGCTTTTTTCCCTACATTTTCCCCCACATGGGCCAACCCCCTAGAAATTCAAGTTCTAgtcaatgagcttcagcccctcgacatttgagtgacagctagaaATATGCTCACACagcagagcgagaaagagagagcaatgaAATGGTGCACATATAGATATCTGCACATATGTGATGCATTATGCAATTTTCGGGTTCCACTTTTGGCTTGTGAGGGCTACTTTCAGAattactggctaaaaagtattttTAAAAGTACAGGATAATCTCTTTAAGACTATAATGACACTATAGTTCTGAAGAGAATATGATTTAGGATCAATGTAGGATCTATCTAAGGGAGATGGAGTcagtagacacagacacacacatagtagTACCAAGTTGGTAGTGGTGCAGGGTGAGGGTAGTGTCAGGCCCTGAGCTCAGGATGGTTGCCGTAGTAACTTTTCTCAGGGCAAGGTCACAGAAATTAAGCTCgttctcctccctctgctggacATACTGAGGTGTGCTGGCACTGGGTGTGGCTATCACCTGTATCACAAATGGATGAACACATCTATCACAAACAAACAGATTATTTGATATACTTAAAAGAGACCTATAAAAGCACATACCATAAGTCTTCTCTTCCCCTTCAAATGCTCTACAAAGTCCATCAGTGCTTTCTTATTGTTGTCATTCACTTCTCTGTGGTTtttcttcactctccctctccctctccctttcttcccATCTTTCTTTCCCTtgccttttttgggggggttgtttTTCTCCAAGGATTCTTCTCCCCCGCCAACGTTCTCTGGTTTAATATCTCTAGAGTTGGCTAcagtctttctttctcttttctctacaGTAGAAGGATATGTGTTTATTTCTGTAAAAACATTTCCATTTTTCTTTTGGTTGTCCTTTCCCACAGCTTTGGAGTTTGCCTTCCCTGCGATGAATACTTGTGTTCCTTTTGAATCAGTGGTCGTCTTTCGAATGATGAACCTGGAGCGACCGCTGAGAATGTCCTGAATTTTGCTCTTCAGTGCAGCCTTCTTGGCCACAGTATTCCTCTGGGTGACAGAGGTAACGCTTCCCTGCATATGGGGACTGAACACCTTCTTTTTCACAGGAATCTTTTTCTTCATCAGCCTCTTCTTGGTGATTTTACATTTCAGAGGGGAGCCCTTCCTGGTGAGTTTTTCCAGCTTGCGCAAGGGGAACTGATCAATGACCTCTAGGATGGCCTCCACACGGACAGGGTAGGGGAACCGCTCACTCACCCTAAGGTTCTTCTTCATGACTAGCATGGAGAAGCCTTGATCCCCCAGCTCAAGGTAATGCAGCAGCTTGGTGACCATGTCTGAGTCAATGCTCTCCATGGTGGCCTCTCCTTGGAAGGTGGTCTTCTGGATCCTGCCTTCCATCATGGCATTCTGGATGATGGTGACGATGAAGGTGTCCCTCTCAGCCAGGCGACAGTTCAGCCCCTCCTGCTCCATGTCCTGAATCTGTTTCTCCATCATGCGGAGGTAGTTGTCACTGTGCGACGGGGCCGTGATTACCCACAAACGCTTCTTACCTGCAAAATCAGCCAGGAATTCCTGTTCTGGGTCAAGGACTGTCCTGGTCTCATGGTCTCCCTCTCCGCCATGATCATCCTCCGGAGCCAGGAGACCAGCAGGTTCTTTATACTGAGGTCTGGCCTTATGTCTTCCCTTCCCTGGCTGTGAGGCAGAAACCCCTAGGCTGTGACTACACAGAGACATAAGGACAAGCAGAGCACAGAGCAACCTAGACATCCTTGGTGGGGTGGTGGTCACTTTATAATCCACAGGGAAACCGCCTTGAAGCAGACGCAGCACACAGCTGAAGTGATGATGTCTCTCCCAAGCAGATTGGCTTGACTGGGGATAAGGAGGAATACTCCACGGCTCCTGGTTCACATTATACTCCAACGTTGTTACAGGAAACTCCTGGAATTTTTTCAACTTCAAAGCATTACTCTCTTAAGCAGCATGCTTGGTGGGAGCTCCTCTTCAGACTGAGACTGCCTTCAATGTGTTCGATGCTGAGCTATAGAATaacagagtggaggagaagaaagggtgaGAGCGGAGGGGGTACTGAAACCTGAGCTTTTACAAATTCCAACATAAAAACAGTGCAGGAACATAAACAAGCATGTATCTGTATTGTACATCTAAATTAAACACAGGATATATTTATTGAAATTAGAACATTAAATGTAAACATGCAGTGCACAGTAACACATACTTTCTTCCTTTGTCGTGAACAAACATACTTGGGATCGTATTGCGATCCAGAGACGTTTGAGAGACAGACACGAGGCTTGTTTGGTGCTTCATGCCTTAAAGGCTGCCACATCTGGGGCCCATTATTACACAATACACCCCACAGTGCCTGGACTCCATGAGTGGACAAGATCCCAGCACAGCAGACCCAAGCTGGGGGAGAGAGAACGCTATGAATAGAATATGATTCACATTATTGCTGAGATTTAGAGAATGGCTTTGTTTGACAGGTTTGATCCCAGCATCTGTCAGATATTCAAGTGCGGACTTTATAGGTGCTAAATAGCAACAGGTAGCTTAATCCCATGTTTTCGTCTTGATCTATGTTTTTAAAGGTAAACTTGCTctttaatgtattatttttacTAATTCACCATCCCACTCACCATCCCACATGAGGTTTGAGGtttgacacacaccacacactaaaGCAGTTGTTGTCCAGATTATAGCTGGCAAAATCCTTTCCATGCTCAATCTTTACAGGGGTGCTATCACTTCTACTTCACTGATGTTGAATTGGCGGGACTTTCAGATGTTGTATGTCAGTTTTAAGTTCTGCTTTTTCCtcctgaaagaaagagagacagagtaagATCATCTATTCAATGACATTCATGACCTCACATTCTTAGACAAAAGAGTTCCAAAGCATCGCGAAGGCCCAAGGTGGGTGATGACGCGATGTGATTTCTGCCCAGTGCTCTGAATGTCAAAGTGAAGAAATTCAATGAAGCGCGGGTAAACGGCGGGAGTAACTATGACTCTCTTAAGGTAGTTCATTAACTACATGATACATTATTACTTTTACCAATTATTCTTAATACAAATATCTAAGCATAACAACACATTCTATTGAAACTATTCTTTCAAATTGGCTTATACTCCCCATCACACTGTCAACTCCATCGTTGGGCCAAAGGATCAGGAAGTTAGACCTATAACCCATCGTGAATAGAAcagaacaaacaacacaacaatacaccCCTTCACATATCACTCAAGGTGTGTAAACTTCAATCCAAAACCTCAAAGAACTGAAtcctcccccatgttttacacaTAACTCTCCATGAGAGTAATATATAAAACAAATCTACTACTGGTACAGAAGATAAAACAAAATTTCAAATAACCTaatcaaattcaaataaaaaaataatacaaaaataatttTACCCATATGGTCATAGGAAAAAAGACTTAGTTAATTAAGCAGCCTACCCTTAGTTAATATGGCAAAGAACTATAAACTCCATCATATTTATCAATTACACAAATGACCTTGAAATCAGTATTACAAATGACCTTAaattcattatccaaatggctttccaatgagGGTGATGAAGCCACAACGGAAAGTCATGATAGAGGTCATAGTGTAACGTTCtgggtgtagtgggtgagaagttaggcgcaggaagcagagagttcagggtagtgctaaTTTAATGCACAAAACGGCGAACATAAGCCAACCCCACGAAAACACAGAGCGCAcaacaaaacaaatgccccaaacacggggacttaaactgtccagCAAAACCCACGAAATGGGAAACACGTAACCcacagacgtgcacacaagttacaacaaacaattccacacacagagcaGGCGGGCAAATAACGCCCGACTAATCAGCCTAAAcacaaacaggtgaaaccaataaacagaaaggggagaaaggaacagtggcagctagtaggccggtgacgacgaccgccgagcgccacccgaacaggaaggggagacaCCTttggtaggagtcgtgacacatAGGTCATATAAACCCTTCAAAGAAGTGTTTCTTACTATATTAGACAACTTTAAAAAATAGTCAAACATTTCCTACATGTTGTATCCCAGGTTCTcagaacattcctttatcaaaAGAATTCACATGTTTATttaaaactcagaaaataaaaactcatACAAATTCCATGTGCATGCATGCCCCTTTAAGATACCTTGGCACTAAAACAAATGTAAAACTCAACAAACCCAAAggaaatttaaaaaacaaatcaaacatagtATTTTAAAAACACCAACAAATAGTCATAAaaaatgtgttgtgtgtgtgtatttgcaaaCCTTAAGGTAAAAACACAAAAACTTCCAGGCCCTTTTCAAATTGGATAGTTTACGGCCTcaatctcactcactctctccaagATTATAGTCCCAGGAAATATTTCAAAAAGATGACACCCCCGTTTTCCCAGAATAAACACAAACCACTTCGTTAGCATTCATTATACAACACCGATTCATAAATACAAAAGTTAACTATAAACAAAacctaataataatgataattccACTGTACCTCAAATCATGAATCATTAGTTTTAATCTACATCAATGTATATGTATGCTTAATTGAACATACAACCCTTAGATACAATTATCCTGGTATCATTACtatctaaatgtttttttttccctcTGTCGCAAATGTAGTACATTTCTCAGCGTAAGGAATAAGTGATATTTAATCCCAGGCATTTAATAAAATGTTGTTTGAAACGTGTTCTCCCATGGCCCTAATTTAAAGGTCCAAGCGTTACTCCGGTGATGATTCTCACATGCCAAATGAATAGATTAGCAGTCAAAGAGTAAAATCGACATTCATTGACTAGGAAACAGATCTTGCGCATTTTAATAAAAGTAGATTATGTTTTCTCATGCAACTtatttcaattactttactaCATAACATTAATCACGCAATGATAATTAGTTTGATGGATAGCCTAGGCTTTGTACGACATTATAAATTACGTCGAGATTCCATCTTCGCTCTAACTTTATGGAAAACGGTTTATTCAATAAATTCCGCAACTCCTCTCATActgggaagaagaaaaaaaaaaa includes the following:
- the LOC139421904 gene encoding coiled-coil domain-containing protein 80-like, whose protein sequence is MSRLLCALLVLMSLCSHSLGVSASQPGKGRHKARPQYKEPAGLLAPEDDHGGEGDHETRTVLDPEQEFLADFAGKKRLWVITAPSHSDNYLRMMEKQIQDMEQEGLNCRLAERDTFIVTIIQNAMMEGRIQKTTFQGEATMESIDSDMVTKLLHYLELGDQGFSMLVMKKNLRVSERFPYPVRVEAILEVIDQFPLRKLEKLTRKGSPLKCKITKKRLMKKKIPVKKKVFSPHMQGSVTSVTQRNTVAKKAALKSKIQDILSGRSRFIIRKTTTDSKGTQVFIAGKANSKAVGKDNQKKNGNVFTEINTYPSTVEKRERKTVANSRDIKPENVGGGEESLEKNNPPKKGKGKKDGKKGRGRGRVKKNHREVNDNNKKALMDFVEHLKGKRRLMVIATPSASTPQYVQQREENELNFCDLALRKVTTATILSSGPDTTLTLHHYQLDSETPFTSLPEKFTDPDLISQLMKHYGMSSKVFSMTMTDYDLKPNKVFDVPPPSSALMEYVDTFTSRRSEMERERKTPLACSKSQEQGGALLRFMSKRRLLIISTPSEDDYSFQQQLQGLRGQACPMGVRHFALLKLIGTGPTASGTVELFPLNGKSQTENEPLSRDVVTGLQDQLKINREYFSMLVVGKDGDVKAWFPSPMWSLANIYDLVDSMELRQQEEKLQRTLGIHCPEDTGGSYQGYDEEADYHRSEE